From a region of the Egicoccus sp. AB-alg2 genome:
- a CDS encoding cation:proton antiporter, translating into MLHLPTLPLEDAAWLFLAVMTAILVAPILARWLRIPQLVTLVLVGMLAGPGVLGLLEREGPLAVIGEAGLLYLMFVAGLELDLHEFVKRRTQALVFGLSGFLIPMLVGTVAIAAMGFPLLAAVLLASCWASHTLLTYPTFRAHGTATNAAVSTSVGATILTDTAALVVLVVVLRAHAGQLGPALWLTLAGGFLILAALTVWVLPRVGRAFFATYGVGRNPRFVFAMLALFGTAAFGEVAGIEPIVGAFLAGIGLNRLIPAGSPLMRRIEFVGDAFLIPAFLLTVGLLIDPAMLVDPRVLGMASGFIAVALGSKFLAAYGTGRLLGFDRQEWGAMAALTSAQAAATLAAAMVGLQAEIIDAETLNAVVVVILVTCLVSAWLADRVAPRLSQATTRRRIGERVIVPIADPGNADRLVALASLVAAKDGGLVVPVTVAPPEAGPEQFDAAADIARDADRLVQSTGGESAAVVRLDASPSTGILNAMVEQRGTMLVLGWEARPRRGRTVFGTTIDSIVTAAPAPILVGRLDRDPWQRLVVLVAESNLHGEGRPALRLAIEVVRRIRDADPGGRRPAVEVISTVADDALQRLVRDCFGVEVTVDPRRRTAVAADVARPGHLIVVPFRPERHGLRGAPRQLAEVVGDTPFLAVLDHAHRRNGDERARAGVAEPGHRAVDERLEDAIETVTSLEAGTPAVGAMGPGQLDTSEIPLPDRGAGTDGHRPPAT; encoded by the coding sequence GTGCTGCATCTGCCCACGCTGCCCCTGGAGGACGCCGCCTGGCTGTTCCTGGCGGTGATGACGGCCATCCTCGTCGCGCCGATCCTCGCCCGCTGGTTGCGCATCCCTCAACTGGTGACGCTCGTGCTGGTCGGCATGTTGGCCGGCCCCGGCGTGCTCGGGTTGCTCGAACGCGAGGGGCCGCTCGCCGTCATCGGTGAGGCGGGCCTGCTCTACCTCATGTTCGTCGCGGGGCTGGAACTCGACCTGCACGAGTTCGTCAAGCGCCGGACCCAGGCGTTGGTCTTCGGGCTCTCCGGATTCCTGATCCCGATGCTCGTCGGCACCGTCGCCATCGCGGCGATGGGATTCCCCCTGCTCGCGGCCGTGCTGCTCGCCTCGTGCTGGGCATCGCACACGTTGTTGACGTACCCGACCTTCCGGGCCCACGGCACCGCGACGAACGCTGCCGTCTCCACGAGCGTTGGGGCGACCATCCTCACGGACACCGCCGCCCTGGTCGTCCTGGTCGTGGTGCTGCGTGCCCATGCCGGGCAGCTCGGGCCGGCGCTGTGGCTGACGCTGGCCGGCGGCTTCCTGATCCTCGCCGCTCTGACCGTCTGGGTCCTTCCGCGCGTCGGGCGGGCGTTCTTCGCCACCTACGGGGTCGGCCGCAATCCGCGCTTCGTGTTCGCCATGCTGGCCTTGTTCGGGACGGCCGCGTTCGGCGAGGTCGCCGGTATCGAACCCATCGTCGGCGCCTTCCTCGCCGGGATCGGACTGAACCGCCTCATCCCCGCCGGTTCACCGCTCATGCGACGGATCGAGTTCGTCGGTGACGCGTTCCTGATCCCCGCGTTCCTCCTGACGGTGGGGTTGCTGATCGACCCCGCCATGCTGGTCGACCCGCGCGTACTGGGCATGGCGTCGGGGTTCATCGCCGTGGCGCTGGGCAGCAAGTTCCTCGCCGCCTACGGCACGGGACGGCTGCTCGGCTTCGACCGTCAGGAGTGGGGCGCCATGGCGGCGCTCACCTCGGCCCAGGCGGCGGCGACCCTGGCCGCCGCGATGGTCGGCCTGCAGGCGGAGATCATCGACGCGGAGACGCTCAATGCGGTCGTGGTGGTCATCCTCGTGACCTGCCTCGTCTCCGCCTGGTTGGCCGACCGGGTCGCACCGCGGTTGTCGCAGGCCACGACGAGACGTCGCATCGGCGAGCGGGTGATCGTGCCGATCGCCGACCCGGGAAACGCCGACCGGCTGGTCGCGCTCGCGTCGCTGGTGGCTGCGAAGGACGGAGGACTGGTCGTCCCGGTCACCGTCGCGCCGCCGGAGGCGGGCCCCGAACAGTTCGACGCGGCGGCCGACATCGCCCGCGACGCCGACCGGCTCGTGCAGAGCACGGGCGGCGAGAGCGCGGCGGTCGTGCGCCTCGACGCCTCACCGTCCACCGGCATCCTGAACGCGATGGTGGAGCAGCGCGGCACCATGCTCGTGCTCGGCTGGGAGGCGCGCCCGCGGCGTGGGCGCACGGTGTTCGGCACCACGATCGACTCGATCGTCACGGCCGCGCCCGCTCCCATCCTGGTCGGCCGGCTCGACCGTGACCCCTGGCAGCGTCTGGTCGTGCTCGTCGCGGAGAGCAACCTGCACGGCGAGGGCCGGCCGGCACTGCGTCTGGCCATCGAGGTGGTGCGGCGCATCCGGGACGCGGATCCGGGCGGGCGGCGTCCGGCGGTCGAGGTGATCAGCACCGTCGCCGACGACGCCCTGCAACGGCTGGTCCGTGACTGCTTCGGCGTGGAGGTCACGGTCGATCCGCGGCGGCGGACCGCCGTCGCCGCCGACGTCGCGCGGCCCGGGCACCTGATCGTCGTGCCGTTCCGCCCGGAACGTCACGGCCTGCGCGGCGCGCCGCGCCAACTCGCCGAGGTGGTCGGCGACACGCCGTTCCTGGCCGTGCTCGACCACGCGCACCGGCGCAACGGGGACGAACGGGCGCGAGCGGGCGTCGCCGAGCCGGGTCACCGAGCCGTGGACGAGCGGCTCGAGGACGCCATTGAGACGGTCACGTCGCTGGAGGCCGGCACGCCGGCCGTCGGTGCCATGGGCCCCGGTCAGCTCGACACCAGCGAGATCCCACTGCCCGACCGTGGCGCAGGCACGGACGGTCACCGGCCGCCGGCGACGTGA
- a CDS encoding zinc-dependent alcohol dehydrogenase, with amino-acid sequence MRANVWVKPTKVEVQEVPDPKILNDRDAIVRVTSTAICGSDLHLYDGYIPAMRKGDVLGHEFMGEVVEVGPRAAEKLRIGDRVVVPFPIACGACWACRQEEYSLCENGNPNAPVAEKLHGHSPTGLFGYSHLLGGYAGGQAEYVRVPFADVGPLRIDDADLRDDQVLFLTDVLPTGFMGAEMCDIRPGDVVAVWGGGAVGQFAALSARLLGAERVIVIDRFPERLAMAREHAGAETLDYSAVNVPTALKELTAGRGPDACIDAVGMEAHHASAMIHTYDKAKQWARLQTERGHALREAVLSCRNGGTVSIVGVYGGFLDKFPIGSVMNRSLTIRTGQCHVHRYLRPLLERIQAGDIDPSFVVTHRLPLDEAPTGYRLMKKKDEGCVKVVLTP; translated from the coding sequence ATGCGAGCCAACGTCTGGGTCAAGCCGACGAAGGTCGAGGTGCAGGAGGTGCCCGACCCGAAGATCCTCAACGACCGTGACGCCATCGTGCGGGTCACCTCGACCGCGATCTGCGGCTCGGACCTGCACCTCTACGACGGCTACATCCCGGCCATGCGCAAGGGTGACGTGCTCGGGCACGAGTTCATGGGCGAGGTCGTCGAGGTCGGCCCACGGGCCGCGGAGAAGCTGCGCATCGGCGACCGGGTCGTCGTGCCGTTCCCGATCGCCTGCGGGGCCTGCTGGGCGTGCCGGCAGGAGGAGTACTCGCTGTGCGAGAACGGCAACCCCAACGCACCCGTCGCCGAGAAGTTGCACGGCCACTCCCCGACCGGCCTCTTCGGCTACTCCCACCTGCTCGGCGGCTACGCCGGCGGGCAGGCCGAGTACGTACGGGTGCCCTTCGCCGACGTGGGACCGCTGCGGATCGACGACGCCGACCTCCGCGACGATCAGGTGCTGTTCCTCACGGACGTGCTGCCCACGGGGTTCATGGGCGCGGAGATGTGCGACATCCGGCCGGGCGACGTGGTGGCCGTGTGGGGCGGCGGCGCCGTCGGGCAGTTCGCGGCGTTGAGCGCCCGGCTCCTCGGCGCGGAGCGGGTCATCGTGATCGACCGGTTCCCGGAGCGGCTGGCCATGGCGCGCGAGCACGCGGGCGCGGAGACGCTGGACTATTCGGCGGTCAACGTCCCCACCGCCCTGAAGGAACTGACCGCGGGCCGGGGACCCGACGCGTGCATCGACGCCGTCGGCATGGAGGCCCATCACGCCTCGGCGATGATCCACACCTACGACAAGGCCAAGCAGTGGGCCCGGCTGCAGACCGAGCGGGGCCATGCCCTGCGCGAGGCCGTCCTCTCCTGCCGCAACGGCGGCACGGTCTCGATCGTCGGCGTGTACGGCGGGTTCCTCGACAAGTTCCCGATCGGTTCGGTCATGAACCGGTCGCTGACGATCCGCACCGGCCAGTGCCACGTCCATCGCTATCTACGGCCGCTCCTCGAGCGCATCCAGGCCGGCGACATCGACCCCAGCTTCGTCGTCACCCACCGGCTGCCGCTCGACGAGGCACCGACCGGCTACCGGCTGATGAAGAAGAAGGACGAGGGCTGCGTGAAGGTCGTGCTGACGCCGTGA
- a CDS encoding SRPBCC family protein: MARSTPSEPLSTGLRWFSAGLGTVQLAVPGLVNRAIGIAPSARNNWVMRSVGLQELGVALGLRNVRTTPAPLLWSRVAGDALHLGLLVTALRRPGNDRRRLLSAIGSVAGVGMLDVVAALRALGDASGAREIRTTVSATILRDPDSVYGYWRDLANLPTFMSHVVRIEVLDGQRSHWVAEAPGGQRVEWDAEIVQDVPGKVLAWKSLPGAQVPNAGIVRFAPAPGDRGTEVTVEFEFSPPAGAAGAGVAKLFGEHPEQQARDDVRRLKQVLEAGEVVRSDGSPEGLRTSRLVAQRPAQPQP, encoded by the coding sequence GTGGCCAGGAGCACACCGTCGGAGCCGTTGTCGACCGGCCTGCGCTGGTTCAGCGCCGGCCTGGGGACGGTGCAGCTCGCCGTGCCGGGTCTGGTCAACCGGGCCATCGGCATCGCGCCGAGCGCACGCAACAACTGGGTCATGCGCAGTGTCGGGCTGCAGGAGCTCGGCGTGGCGCTGGGACTGCGCAACGTCCGCACCACCCCGGCACCGCTGCTGTGGTCGCGCGTGGCCGGTGACGCCCTGCACCTCGGCCTGCTGGTGACCGCTCTTCGCCGCCCCGGCAACGACCGCCGCCGGCTCCTGAGCGCCATCGGCAGCGTGGCCGGTGTGGGCATGCTGGACGTCGTCGCCGCCCTTCGGGCCCTGGGGGACGCGTCCGGCGCGCGGGAGATCAGAACGACGGTGAGCGCCACCATCCTGCGCGATCCCGACAGCGTGTACGGCTACTGGCGCGACCTCGCCAACCTGCCGACGTTCATGAGTCACGTCGTCCGGATCGAGGTCCTGGACGGGCAGCGCTCCCACTGGGTCGCCGAGGCACCCGGTGGCCAGCGCGTCGAGTGGGACGCCGAGATCGTCCAGGACGTGCCCGGCAAGGTGCTCGCCTGGAAGTCCCTGCCCGGCGCGCAGGTGCCCAACGCCGGCATCGTGCGCTTCGCGCCGGCCCCCGGCGACCGCGGCACCGAGGTCACCGTCGAGTTCGAGTTCTCCCCGCCCGCCGGCGCCGCCGGTGCCGGCGTGGCGAAGCTGTTCGGCGAGCACCCCGAGCAACAGGCGCGCGACGACGTCAGACGCCTCAAGCAGGTACTGGAGGCCGGCGAGGTGGTGCGCTCCGACGGCTCGCCGGAGGGACTTCGCACCAGCCGCCTCGTCGCCCAGCGACCGGCACAGCCACAACCGTGA